From Trichoderma atroviride chromosome 1, complete sequence, one genomic window encodes:
- a CDS encoding uncharacterized protein (SECRETED:SignalP(1-16)) has translation MKHLLVTALLAAGALAMPAGSSCASPSSEYPPPSTDYPPPSTDYPPPSTDYPPPSTDYTPPSYPTPTPTPTYTPPPPKNGGGKYPPPPPPPSSPPLLYCSSQRRRWR, from the coding sequence ATGAAGCACCTCCTGGTTACCGCTCTCCTCGCGGCTGGCGCTCTCGCCATGCCCGCCGGCAGCTCCTGCGCTTCTCCAAGCAGCGAATACCCTCCTCCAAGCACCGATTACCCTCCTCCAAGCACCGACTATCCTCCTCCTAGCACTGATTATCCTCCACCAAGCACCGATTACACTCCACCATCCTACCCAACCCCTACTCCTACTCCTACGTACACGCCTCCACCTCCCAAAAATGGAGGTGGCAAATatcctccgcctccgcccCCGCCCTCGTCTCCCCCCTTACTCTACTGCTCCTCACAAcggaggaggtggaggtaA
- a CDS encoding uncharacterized protein (EggNog:ENOG41): MVAMVGMAETTAVATAATGGGNNGNGGNNGGGNNGGGNNGQYECSGGGGLYSNLQCCSVDVLGIADLDCKPPSKTPVSGSDFKSICQASGAKPKCCVLPILGQGLLCEDAIGTA, from the exons ATGGTGGCAATGGTGGGAATGGCGGAAACAACGGCGGTGGCAACAGCGGCAACGGGGGGAGgaaacaatggcaacggAGGGAATAACGGTGGTGGAAACAACGGCGGTGGAAACAATGGCCAATACGAATGCTCCGGGGGCGGGGGCCTATACTCCAACCTTCAATGCTGCAGCGTAGACGTTCTCGGCATTGCTGATCTCGACTGCAAGCCAC CCAGCAAGACGCCAGTAAGTGGAAGCGACTTCAAAAGCATATGCCAGGCGAGTGGCGCGAAGCCCAAGTGCTGTGTCCTCCCAATT CTTGGCCAGGGCCTCCTCTGCGAAGACGCCATTGGCACTGCCTAA